The following proteins come from a genomic window of Miscanthus floridulus cultivar M001 chromosome 2, ASM1932011v1, whole genome shotgun sequence:
- the LOC136536743 gene encoding uncharacterized protein has protein sequence MGFISPDPKVMASSSPDPLVVGSVSPNPKVMGSISLDPLVMGSVSPDPKVAGSSSPNPLVTGSVLPDPLVVGSSSLDPLVVGFISPDTKVMGSGSPDPKVAGSGSPDPLVTGSVSPDPKVTDFSSLDHKVMGSILLDPKVIGSGSPDPLVVCSVSPDPLVVGSGSPNPLVLASPYPTSRP, from the coding sequence ATGGGcttcatctcgcctgaccccaaggtcatggcctCTAGctcacccgaccctttggtcgtgggctctgtctcgcccaaccccaaggtcatgggctctatctcgcttgaccctttggtcatgggctctgtctcgcccgaccccaaggttgcTGGCTCTAGCTCGCCCAACCCTTTGGTCACAGGCTCTGTCTTGCCTGACCCTTTGGTCGTAGGCTCTAGCTCACTCgaccctttggtcgtgggctTTATCTCGCCCGACACTAAGGTCATGGGCTCCggctcacctgaccccaaggtcgcgggctctggctcacctgaccctttggtcacgggctctgtctcacccgaccccaaggtcacggaCTTCAGCTCGCTCGACCAcaaggtcatgggctccatcttgctcgaccccaaggtcataggctctggctcgcctgaccctttggtcgtgtgctccgtctcgcccgaccctttggtcgtgggctCTGGCTCACCTAACCCTTTGGTTTTGGCCTCGCCCTACCCGACATCAAGGCCATAG